The Malus domestica chromosome 10, GDT2T_hap1 genome contains a region encoding:
- the LOC103429730 gene encoding uncharacterized protein isoform X26 → MSKPSLRLQFTKLLVFYHVLLWQLGHWPQSKLHCRADVARLPEDEVSALRDFMSNTELRPEQIIEVTYCSDVVRTYGFVIECNCTNESGCRITGIRMSYLGLTGTIHEKVGDLTSLTYLILSNNTLHGGIPDTIGNLKNLQVLDLSRNQLNGSIPASLGRLVSLEYLYLQYNLLSQGIPPSFGSLTKLTELNLQFNMISDSIPEDFGNLSSLTIMELSENQLSGPLPQSLGNLTTLTTFYVSANNLSGKFPETYGNLTSLKKFSIAGNYISGPLPVETIAKWTNITHLVLVGNNFEGNLTEKIFRLPKLQYLLITDLANNSFPLPPKINNSANFISLTLRNCSINGTIPKYIGENMTSLRYLDLSFNKLTGGLPQNMSSKMIYMSFSRNMLNGTIAPSILGDSQTRIDLSFNYFSAEGSPVQSNQQLNLFACCRNSSTTEPQMMDPFEMKNRYCPENEPEYHSLFINCGGEETIVDGHQYDQDNDTSLFYTSPKKSWAYSLSGDFGVPESNTSNYIKSMTRGVHEAPLYEKARFSPISLEYYVFCLRKGNYIVTLYFKEIVDSKDEDYSSLRKRVFDVYIQDVRRLDYFKIREEEGTTEGPITKKISAVVVNDSGLLNIHLYWPGKGSYQYHPSFNGPLISAISVTPEFDPDKSKGQFVALITLASIVAALPLSLAFAWRMGWLPSEGFPKIETSQEKIVDEYQDSEELPSQEENGDEQRNTKDQGTRKNTEKYQGQEEIGDEHQDNEELPSQEEIGDEHQDNEELPSQEEIGDEHQDNEELPSQEEIGDEHQDNEELPSQEEIGDEPRNTKGQEEVGDEQRNTKDQGRRKNTKTKRKKKEKLGDEHPNIVKKLGMFGLSYGFPLGMSSEELPSQEEIGDKHQDSEEFPSKEEIGDEHQDSEELPSQEEIGDEQRNTKGQQEINDEQRNTKDQGRRKNTETKRKKKEKIGDDHPDTVKKLGMLGLSYGFPSGQEEIGEEHQDSEELPNQEEIGDEHQDREELPSQEEIGDEQRNTKGQEEIGDEQRNTKDQGRRKNTETKRKKKEKIGDERPNTIKKLGMFGLSYGLPLDMSSEELPSKEEIGDEHQDSEELPSQEEIGDEQRNTKDQGRRKNTETKRKKKEKIGDERPNTVKKLGMFGLSYGLPLDMSSEELPSQEEIGDEQRKTKDQGRWKNTETKRKKKEKIGDEHPDTVKKLGMLGLSYGFPLGMSSEELPSEEEIGDEQQDSEELPSQEEIGDEQRNRKGQEEIGEEQRNTKDQGRQKNTETKRKKKEKIGDEHPDTVKKLGMFGLSYGFPLGMSNEELPSQEEIGDEHQDSEELPSQQEIGDEQRNKKGQEEIGDEQRNTKDQGRWKNTETKTKKKEKIGDEHPDTVKKLGMLGLSYGFPLGMSSEELPSQEEIGDEQRNTKDQGRRKNTETKRKKKEKIGDEHPDTVKKLGMFGLSYGFPLGMSSEELPSQEEIGDEHQDSEKLPSQEEIGDEQRNMKGQEEIGDEQRNTKDQGRRKNTETKMKKKEKIGDEHPDIVKKLGMLGSSYGFPLGMSSEELPSQEEISDEHQDNEELPSQEKIGDEQRNTKGQEEIGDEQRNTKDQGRRKNTKTKMKKKEKIGDEHPDTVKKLGMLGLSYGFPLGMSSEELLSQEEIGDEHQDSEELRSQEEISDEQRNTKGQEEIGDEQINTKDQGRRTNTKTRRKKNEKIGDEHLDAVKELINATENFSDKKKLGHSETFFMAQLPSHTVAVKKLDSAHFKGKIDKLKEEIGIIESLQHNNILKLLHAYIGKDLQFLVYEYMENKSLEDILFGSSTSGTIKLDWNTRVNICLGIAQGLQYLHERVQIVHTNIKSANILLNEKLEAKISDFGFANLYSEEDKVMAIGRETKKGYTAPEYLQTDDLDSKLDVFSFGVVVLEIVSGERNVRNQSKKETEVLLDRAYKANRNGNLKSLVDKNLSTFDEREALIILKLALECTTMGASVRPEMSGVVSVLLGEKSIDEVCSPAKPTGDINVVGSLEELAGISDMAAKPTGDINVVGSLEESAGISDMAESLSPLWGS, encoded by the exons ATGAGTAAGCCTTCTCTAAGACTGCAGTTTACTAAGCTTCTTGTTTTTTACCATGTTCTACTTTGGCAACTTGGACACTGGCCTCAATCCAAACTCCACTGCAGAGCCGACGTGGCTCGACTGCCGGAAGATGAAG TGTCTGCTCTCCGTGACTTTATGAGCAACACAGAGTTAAGGCCAGAGCAAATCATTGAGGTGACGTATTGCAGTGATGTAGTCCGGACTTACGGTTTTGTCATCGAATGTAATTGCACTAATGAGAGTGGATGCCGGATCACTGGAAT TAGAATGAGCTACTTAGGTTTAACTGGAACTATTCATGAAAAAGTGGGTGATCTTACAAGCCTAACCTACCT CATTCTATCCAACAACACACTTCATGGCGGAATACCAGACACCATTGGGAATTTGAAGAATCTCCAAGTCCT GGATCTATCGCGAAATCAACTCAATGGTTCAATACCAGCAAGCTTAGGGCGCTTGGTTTCTCTTGAATATCT ATATCTGCAATACAACTTGCTTAGCCAAGGTATACCACCAAGTTTTGGTTCACTGACGAAACTTACTGAATT GAATCTGCAGTTTAATATGATATCAGACTCAATTCCTGAGGATTTTGGAAATCTTTCGAGTCTTACAATTAT GGAACTGTCTGAGAATCAGCTGTCTGGTCCTCTTCCACAAAGCCTCGGAAACTTGACAACTCTCACAACCTT CTATGTGTCAGCCAATAATTTGAGTGGGAAATTTCCAGAAACTTATGGAAACCTCACAAGCCTGAAAAAGTT TTCGATAGCCGGGAATTACATTTCTGGTCCCTTACCAGTTGAAACCATAGCCAAGTGGACTAATATCACTCACCT GGTGCTCGTGGGAAACAATTTCGAAGGAAACTTGACTGAAAAAATATTCCGCTTGCCAAAGCTTCAGTATCT GTTGATAACTGACCTggcaaataatagtttcccaTTACCACCAAAAATCAACAACAGTGCCAATTTCATTTCTCT AACACTGAGGAACTGCTCAATCAACGGCACAATCCCCAAATACATTGGTGAAAATATGACATCCCTAAGATACCT AGACTTGAGCTTCAATAAGTTAACTGGTGGCCTCCCTCAGAATATGAGTTCAAAAATGATTTACat GTCTTTTTCTAGAAATATGCTTAACGGGACAATCGCACCTTCGATACTTGGGGACTCCCAAACTAGGAT AGATCTTTCGTTCAACTATTTTTCAGCAGAAGGCTCTCCAGTACAAAGCAACCAACAACT GAACTTGTTTGCATGCTGCCGCAACTCCTCAACCACTGAGCCACAAat GATGGATCCATTTGAAATGAAGAACAGATACTGTCCTGAAAACGAACCGGAGT ACCATTCCTTGTTTATTAATTGTGGTGGTGAAGAAACAATCGTAGATGGGCATCAATATGATCAAGATAATGACACATCCCTCTTTTACACAAGTCCAAAGAAAAGCTGGGCTTACAGCCTTTCCGGAGACTTTGGTGTACCAGAAAGTAATACTAGTAATTATATCAAGAGCATGACACGTGGAGTTCATGAGGCACCGTTGTATGAAAAAGCTCGGTTTTCCCCGATATCTCTCGAGTATTATGTTTTTTGTCTACGCAAAGGCAATTATATTGTGACGCTTTATTTCAAGGAAATTGTAGACAGTAAGGATGAAGATTATAGTAGTTTAAGAAAACGCGTATTTGATGTATATATTCAG GATGTGAGGAGACTAGATTATTTCAAGATTAGGGAGGAGGAGGGAACTACAGAAGGACCAATAACTAAAAAGATTTCAGCTGTGGTTGTAAATGATAGCGGTCTATTGAACATCCACTTGTACTGGCCTGGAAAGGGATCGTATCAATACCATCCTAGTTTTAATGGACCTCTAATATCAGCTATTTCTGTGACTCCTG AGTTCGATCCCGATAAAAGCAAAGGTCAATTTGTTGCATTGATTACGCTTGCTTCAATTGTTGCTGCTCTGCCGCTTTCATTGGCTTTTGCTTGGAGGATGGGCTGGCTGCCAAGCGAAGGGTTCCCCA AAATCGAAACAAGTCAAGAAAAAATAGTTGATGAGTATCAAGACAGCGAAGAGCTCCCCA GTCAAGAAGAAAATGGTGATGAGCAGAGAAACACGAAAGATCAAGGCACGCGgaagaacacagaaaaatatcAAG GTCAAGAAGAAATAGGAGATGAGCATCAAGACAACGAAGAGCTCCCCA GTCAAGAAGAAATAGGAGATGAGCATCAAGACAACGAAGAGCTCCCCA GTCAAGAAGAAATAGGAGATGAGCATCAAGACAACGAAGAGCTCCCCA GTCAAGAAGAAATAGGTGATGAGCATCAAGACAACGAAGAGCTCCCCA GTCAAGAAGAAATAGGTGATGAGCCGAGAAACACGAAAGGTCAAGAAGAAGTAGGAGATGAACAGAGAAACACGAAAGATCAAGGCAGGCGGaagaacacaaaaacaaagaggaagaaaaaggaaaaactaGGTGATGAGCATCCAAACATCGTCAAAAAATTGGGTATGTTCGGATTGAGCTATGGATTTCCGTTGGGAATGTCAAGCGAAGAGCTCCCCA GTCAAGAAGAAATAGGTGATAAGCATCAGGACAGCGAAGAGTTCCCCA GTAAAGAAGAAATAGGTGATGAGCATCAAGACAGCGAAGAGCTCCCCA GTCAAGAAGAAATAGGTGATGAGCAGAGAAACACGAAAGGTCAACAAGAAATAAATGACGAGCAGAGAAACACGAAAGATCAAGGCAGGCGGAAGAACACAGaaacaaagaggaagaaaaaggaaaaaataggTGATGATCATCCAGACACCGTAAAAAAATTGGGTATGTTGGGATTGAGCTATGGATTTCCGTCGG GTCAAGAAGAAATAGGTGAGGAGCATCAAGACAGCGAAGAGCTCCCCA aTCAAGAAGAAATAGGTGATGAGCATCAAGACAGGGAAGAGCTCCCCA GCCAAGAAGAAATAGGTGATGAGCAGAGAAACACGAAAGGTCAAGAAGAAATAGGTGATGAGCAGAGAAACACGAAAGATCAAGGCAGGCGGAAGAACACAGaaacaaagaggaagaaaaaggaaaaaataggTGATGAGCGTCCAAACACCATCAAAAAATTGGGTATGTTCGGATTGAGCTATGGATTACCGTTGGATATGTCAAGCGAAGAGCTCCCCA GTAAAGAAGAAATAGGTGATGAGCATCAAGACAGCGAAGAACTCCCCA GCCAAGAAGAAATAGGTGATGAGCAGAGAAACACGAAAGATCAAGGCAGGCGGAAGAACACAGaaacaaagaggaagaaaaaggaaaaaataggTGATGAGCGTCCAAACACCGTCAAAAAATTGGGTATGTTCGGATTGAGCTATGGATTACCGTTGGATATGTCAAGCGAAGAGCTCCCCA gCCAAGAAGAAATAGGTGATGAGCAGAGAAAAACGAAAGATCAAGGCAGGTGGAAGAACACAGaaacaaagaggaagaaaaaggaaaaaataggTGATGAGCATCCCGACACCGTCAAAAAATTGGGTATGTTGGGATTGAGCTATGGATTTCCGTTGGGTATGTCAAGCGAAGAGCTCCCCA GTGAAGAAGAAATAGGTGatgaacaacaagatagcgaagAGCTCCCCA gtCAAGAAGAAATAGGTGATGAGCAGAGAAACAGGAAAGGTCAAGAAGAAATAGGTGAGGAGCAGAGAAACACGAAAGATCAAGGCAGGCAGAAGAACACagaaacaaaaaggaagaaaaaggaaaaaataggTGATGAGCATCCAGACACTGTAAAAAAATTGGGTATGTTCGGATTGAGCTATGGATTTCCGTTGGGTATGTCAAACGAAGAGCTCCCCA GTCAAGAAGAAATAGGTGATGAGCATCAAGACAGCGAAGAACTCCCCA GTCAACAAGAAATAGGTGATGAGCAGAGAAACAAGAAAGGTCAAGAAGAAATTGGTGATGAGCAGAGAAACACGAAAGATCAAGGCAGGTGGAAGAACACAGAAACAAAGacgaagaaaaaggaaaaaataggTGATGAGCATCCAGACACCGTCAAAAAATTGGGTATGTTGGGATTGAGCTATGGATTTCCGTTGGGTATGTCAAGCGAAGAGCTCCCCA GTCAAGAAGAAATAGGTGATGAGCAGAGAAACACGAAAGATCAAGGCAGGCGGAAGAACACTGaaacaaagaggaagaaaaaggaaaaaataggTGATGAGCATCCAGACACTGTAAAAAAATTGGGTATGTTCGGATTGAGCTATGGATTTCCGTTGGGTATGTCAAGCGAAGAGCTCCCCA GTCAAGAAGAAATAGGTGATGAGCATCAAGACAGCGAAAAGCTCCCTA GTCAAGAAGAAATAGGTGATGAGCAAAGAAACATGAAAGGTCAAGAAGAAATAGGGGATGAGCAGAGAAACACGAAAGATCAAGGTAGGCGGAAGAACACAGAaacaaagatgaagaaaaaggaaaaaataggTGATGAGCATCCAGACATTGTTAAAAAATTGGGTATGTTGGGATCGAGCTATGGATTTCCGTTGGGTATGTCAAGCGAAGAGCTCCCCA gTCAAGAAGAAATAAGTGATGAGCATCAAGACAACGAAGAGCTCCCCA GTCAAGAAAAAATAGGTGATGAGCAGAGAAACACGAAAGGTCAAGAAGAAATAGGGGATGAGCAGAGAAACACGAAAGATCAAGGCAGGCGGaagaacacaaaaacaaagatgaagaaaaaggaaaaaataggTGATGAGCATCCAGACACTGTTAAAAAATTGGGTATGTTGGGATTGAGCTATGGATTTCCGTTGGGTATGTCAAGCGAAGAGCTCCTCA GTCAAGAAGAAATAGGTGATGAGCATCAAGACAGCGAAGAGCTCCGCA GTCAAGAAGAAATAAGTGATGAGCAGAGAAACACGAAAGGTCAAGAAGAAATTGGTGATGAGCAGATAAACACGAAAGATCAAGGCAGGCGGACGAACAcaaaaacaaggaggaagaaaaatgaaaaaataggTGATGAGCATCTAGACGCCGTCAAAGAATTAATAAATGCTACCGAAAATTTTAGcgacaaaaaaaaacttggtcATTCTGAGACATTTTTTATG GCACAACTGCCAAGTCATACTGTGGCCGTGAAGAAACTAGATTCCGCTCATTTTAAGGGAAAAATCGATAAACTGAAAGAGGAAATTGGCATCATAGAGTCATTGCAACACAACAATATCCTTAAACTGTTGCATGCTTATATTGGAAAAGACCTCCAATTTCTTGTTTACGAATACATGGAAAATAAATCCCTTGAAGACATCTTATTTG GCTCGAGTACTTCTGGCACAATCAAGCTTGATTGGAATACAAGGGTTAACATTTGCTTGGGAATAGCACAGGGTTTGCAATATCTACATGAGAGAGTACAGATTGTTCATACGAATATAAAATCTGCTAATATTCTTCTTAATGAAAAACTTGAGGCTAAGATATCGGACTTTGGATTTGCAAATCTTTATTCTGAAGAAGATAAAGTTATGGCCATCGGAAGAGAAACAAAGAA AGGCTACACGGCGCCAGAGTATTTGCAAACGGATGATTTAGATAGCAAACTGGATGTTTTCAGCTTTGGGGTGGTCGTACTTGAAATTGTTAGTGGGGAGAGAAACGTACGTaaccaatcaaagaaggaaactGAGGTTCTTTTAGACAGG GCTTATAAAGCAAATAGAAACGGAAATTTGAAGAGCTTGGTTGATAAGAATTTGTCTACATTTGATGAAAGAGAAGCCCTTATCATCTTGAAATTAGCATTGGAGTGCACCACGATGGGTGCTAGTGTCAGACCTGAAATGTCTGGAGTTGTTAGTGTTCTTCTTGGCGAAAAAAGCATTGACGAGGTTTGTTCACCTGCCAAGCCCACTGGCGACATCAATGTTGTTGGTTCCCTCGAAGAGTTGGCAGGCATTTCTGATATGGCTGCCAAGCCCACTGGCGACATCAATGTTGTTGGTTCCCTCGAAGAGTCGGCAGGCATTTCTGATATGGCAGAGTCTCTTTCCCCACTTTGGGGAAGTTGA